Genomic window (Terriglobia bacterium):
CGAGTCACTGGCCAACCTGTTGCAGGCTGTGCCGGGGCGCAAGTCGGTCATCCACTTTTCAAGCGGCATCGAGCAGACAGGCGTGGACAACGAAGCGCAGCTCCAGGCAACAATTGACGCGGCAAACCGGGCCAACGTTTCCTTTTACACGCTGGATGCGCGTGGTCTGATGGCCATGCCGCCCGGCGGCGGCGCCTCGGCGCCCAGCCCCGCCGGGACCGCGATTTACACTGCCAGCGGCGTGTCTTCGCAGATCACTTCAATGCACAACAGCCGCGAGACGCTCTCCACGCTGGCAACGGACACCGGCGGAAAGATGTTTACAGACTTGAACAATTTCGCGCCTGCGTTCGAGTATGTGCAGAAGGCGAACAATAGCTACTACCTGATCGGATATACCCCGTCGAACACCAAAGCGGACGGAAAGTTCCGCCGCATCCGGGTGGAAGTGGTGGAGGGTCGCGGCTTGAAGGTTGAAGCCCGCCCAGGCTATTACGCTCCCGTCAGTTTCGGGCGCTCTTCGGGCCAGCAGAAGGAACTTCAGCTTGCCGACGCACTCAATTCCGACGTGCCTTTTCTCGACCTTCCGCTGGCGGTAGAGACTGCGTATTTCCTGCAATCCGACGGGCACTATTATGTGGTGCTGGCGGCCAAAATTCCCGGTTCCTCGATTCCCTTTCATCAGCGCTCGGCAGACCACCGGACGCAGTTCGATTTCGCCTGGCGGGCGACGGATTCCAACGGGAAGGTGGCGGGTGCGCTGCGCGACACGCTGCCGGTGAAACTGGACGCGTCAACCTTCCAGGCCGTGCTCAAAGGCAACATCCTCTATGAAGGCGGACTGGTGCTGCCGCCCGGCACTTACAAGCTCAAGGTGGTGGCGCGCGAAAACCTGACGGGAAAGATGGGCACCTTTGAGAAGCAACTGGCGCTTCCGCCCGTAAACAAGAACGGTCTGGCGCTGAGTTCCGTGATTGTCTCGAACGAGCTTACAAAGAAACTCACCACCCGGCCCGGGCGCGGCCAGTGGGCCACAGGCGCGGAGGACAATCCGCTCGACTCCGGTTCCCAGGCAATCCTGCCGAGCGTCACCAGGGTGTTCTATGCCGACCAGAACCTTTATGTTTACCTGCAGTCGTATGCCGGCAGCCCGGCATCCTCCGGCAAGGCCGACAGGCGCTCTGGAACTTCGAGCCCTCCGTCAATGGCGCTCATCTTCTTCCGGAATGGCGTGCAGATTTCTCAAGCCGGACCTTACGCAGCCAAGTCAGGGAAGTCAGGCGAAGGGACGGCCTCGTACTTCACTGAGGTCCCGCTGGCAAGGTTTCCTCCGGGCAGATACTGGATGCAGGTGAATGTGATGGATATCTCTGCCAATCAGGTGGCATTCGCGCGCATCCCAATGGCCATCCTCCCGGCTCCCGATAAGACAATAATCCACACGGGGAGCAGCCGGAGTGAATCGAGTGCCGCTCACGGAACTGGCGGCAATTAGCAGCAATTCCTGCCCTTGCGGCTTTTACTTGCCGCGAGTGTTGATATGGACCATGCGAGCGGCCCGTCGCGTGCTACAGGCGGCGTAAAAGAGCGATCTTCTCGTGCTCGCAAATGGTTGCCGATGGCTTGCCCACTCTCTTAGCTGGTGAATCAAGAGACCAGTTCGATGGCCTGTTCGGTGTCTTAGAAAATGTTTTTGGCGCAAAACTCAAAAGCTGTGTATAAATGTACGTGCCGCTGTACACGCATGCTGCACGAACGTGCGCAATATCGCTTGACAGAGCAGGCAAACTAATGCATGTACAGCGCAGGCGCGGCTCATCATAAGCCTTGACAGTTCGAGGGTTATTGCTTACAGTTTCGCATTTCAGTCAACGAAAGGGACTCCCAACATCTAAAAATCAGGAGAGGAGCAGTACATGGCAAAAGTAATGTCCAAATCCCAGGTGGTATCCCATCTGGCTGACAAAGTCGGGCTGCAGAAAAAAGCCACGGCCGCAGTGCTTGATGAACTTGCGGCCTTGGCCACCAAGGAGTGCAAGAGCGGTGGGCAGTTTGTGATTCCGGGCCTCGGCAAGGCTGTCAAAGCTCACCGCAAAGAACGCACGGGTCGAAACCCCCAAACCGGCGCACCCATTAAGATTCCTGCCAAGACAGTCGTCAAGTTCCGCTTGGCGAAATCATTCAAGGACGCCGTAGTCCCACCCAAAAAGAAGTAGTTGATAGCTGGATCAGCAGGGTCTTCATGGACTGTCCCAGTTGGCAACGGGAATGGCGTCTTGCCAGCATCTCACAGGCGGGTCTCACCGGTATCGAGTTCGTGACTCCCCAGGAACGGCGTCCCCTTCCTGGGGAGTCTGTGTCTCGCCCCGGGCGGGAAATAATACCGGCGAATCCTCACTAGGATGGGCCTGCGAGTCCTGGCCATTGATTGCCGCTTGAACTCAGGGCCCGGTCCAGGTTAAAAGCAGCGCTGATCAGGGCGACATGAGTAAAAGCCTGTGGGAAGTTTCCCAGACCCTCGCCGCGGGGGCCTGTTTCTTCCGAGTAAAGTCCCAGATGGTTTGCGTAGCTTAACATTTTTTCAAACTTCAAGACAGCCTGGTCCAGCCGGCGCTTATCAACCCGTCCGGCGCGCGTCAACGCCTCAACCAGCCAGAACGTGCACATGTTGAAGGTGCCTTCGGTACCGTGCAGCCCGTCAATTCCAGCCTCAGGATTGTAACGATATGCAAGACTGTCTGATACCAGCCCGCCCTTGTCCGGAGGACGGTTGATAGCGTCGATGGTTTTCAACATGCGAGGGTCAGTAGGCGACATGAAGAAGACCAGTGGCATGATCAGGTTGGAGGCGTCAAGGCAGTCGCAGCCGTAAT
Coding sequences:
- a CDS encoding VWA domain-containing protein, with the protein product MNRNTVHQQRIRHGSGRALMLAAIGVGVLMVAMVVQLAVAAQNQGLPAAPPSGQIGYQNLSQGFTLQVSTNEVLVDVRVTDRKGDPVTNLKQSDFKVYEDGVLQKIDSFDLEDIQKLVQETGENGKPAEINLASLPKTTPQDTYRRLVQNHRLVVLFFDLSSMQIPDLLRALESAQDFLKTDMTPADLVAVVTYSSDLKVLQDFTNDRDVLSKAIKSIQIGQSSTLASNGSVGEAGGTDSFGNEVVTQDTGNAFTPDETEFNIFNTDEKLSALESLANLLQAVPGRKSVIHFSSGIEQTGVDNEAQLQATIDAANRANVSFYTLDARGLMAMPPGGGASAPSPAGTAIYTASGVSSQITSMHNSRETLSTLATDTGGKMFTDLNNFAPAFEYVQKANNSYYLIGYTPSNTKADGKFRRIRVEVVEGRGLKVEARPGYYAPVSFGRSSGQQKELQLADALNSDVPFLDLPLAVETAYFLQSDGHYYVVLAAKIPGSSIPFHQRSADHRTQFDFAWRATDSNGKVAGALRDTLPVKLDASTFQAVLKGNILYEGGLVLPPGTYKLKVVARENLTGKMGTFEKQLALPPVNKNGLALSSVIVSNELTKKLTTRPGRGQWATGAEDNPLDSGSQAILPSVTRVFYADQNLYVYLQSYAGSPASSGKADRRSGTSSPPSMALIFFRNGVQISQAGPYAAKSGKSGEGTASYFTEVPLARFPPGRYWMQVNVMDISANQVAFARIPMAILPAPDKTIIHTGSSRSESSAAHGTGGN
- a CDS encoding HU family DNA-binding protein; translation: MAKVMSKSQVVSHLADKVGLQKKATAAVLDELAALATKECKSGGQFVIPGLGKAVKAHRKERTGRNPQTGAPIKIPAKTVVKFRLAKSFKDAVVPPKKK